The following are encoded together in the Pectobacterium wasabiae CFBP 3304 genome:
- the gspS gene encoding type II secretion system pilot lipoprotein GspS, whose protein sequence is MSLSLSKFSALTLLCVTLAGCQQTGTSAHKGTVAGQSSAVTVSPNDQLNQLASLVAATRYLKSKCSRSDLPDDATITNVALAVAKQKGWNVASYQALPQRSESLYQGLLKDSTPKETQCLEFNRTLTPFIDAMRNHG, encoded by the coding sequence ATGTCGTTATCTCTGTCTAAATTTTCTGCGTTAACGCTGCTTTGCGTCACGCTGGCCGGGTGCCAACAAACAGGAACGTCTGCCCACAAAGGAACAGTGGCAGGCCAGTCTTCTGCGGTAACGGTTTCTCCTAACGATCAACTGAACCAGTTGGCGTCACTGGTTGCGGCCACCCGATATCTCAAATCGAAATGTAGCCGCAGCGATCTCCCCGATGATGCGACGATTACCAATGTCGCGTTGGCGGTGGCGAAGCAAAAAGGCTGGAATGTTGCGAGTTATCAGGCTTTGCCGCAGCGCAGTGAAAGCCTGTATCAAGGGTTATTAAAAGACAGCACGCCAAAAGAGACGCAGTGTTTGGAATTTAACCGCACCCTGACGCCGTTTATTGATGCCATGCGCAACCACGGCTAA
- the gspB gene encoding type II secretion system assembly factor GspB codes for MDNAPDAPTPPQPALLARYPMPGYLMVVYALLFIALGWFSHQRWGSPTTSAPTTLAAHAATLPAVEEQAPTTSSATPHQGEAHANTPAPPEKKTMLPLPAVSNGEIPSLTYSAHVYTSDEAKRSITLNGLQFREGDSPVEGLTIEQIQQDMTIFSVEGEVFILEALEDWPGGKFNENERSADNERGSAAP; via the coding sequence GTGGATAACGCACCGGATGCACCGACACCCCCACAGCCAGCGCTACTTGCGAGATACCCGATGCCCGGTTATCTGATGGTGGTTTATGCTCTGCTTTTTATCGCGCTAGGCTGGTTCAGCCATCAGCGCTGGGGGAGTCCGACGACTTCCGCACCGACCACTCTGGCCGCTCACGCCGCTACCTTGCCTGCGGTTGAGGAGCAAGCACCGACAACATCCTCGGCTACACCTCACCAAGGGGAAGCACATGCCAATACGCCAGCCCCCCCAGAAAAAAAGACCATGTTGCCGTTACCTGCCGTCAGCAATGGCGAGATCCCATCGCTGACCTACAGCGCACATGTTTATACGTCGGATGAAGCCAAGCGCAGCATCACACTCAACGGCCTGCAATTCCGCGAAGGCGATTCGCCAGTTGAAGGGCTAACCATAGAACAAATCCAGCAAGATATGACCATTTTCAGCGTAGAGGGCGAAGTGTTTATTCTGGAAGCGCTAGAGGACTGGCCGGGCGGAAAATTCAACGAGAATGAACGTTCCGCCGATAATGAACGTGGAAGTGCTGCGCCTTAG
- the alaC gene encoding alanine transaminase, whose translation MADSPSPRRFTRIDRLPPYVFNITAELKMAARRRGEDIIDFSMGNPDGPTPPHIVEKLCTVAQREDTHGYSTSRGIPRLRRAISRWYADRYEVDIDPETEAIVTIGSKEGLAHLMLATLDHGDTVLVPNPSYPIHIYGAVIAGAQVRSVPLVEGVDFFNELERAIRESIPKPKMMILGFPSNPTAQCVELDFFERVVELAKQYGVLVIHDLAYADIVYDGWKAPSIMQVPGAKDIAVEFFTLSKSYNMAGWRIGFMVGNPELVNALARIKSYHDYGTFTPLQVAAIAALEGDQQCVRDIAEQYRQRRNVLVRGLHEAGWMVTEPKASMYVWAKIPDAYAHLGSLEFAKRLLSEAKVCVSPGIGFGDYGDTHVRFALIENQDRIRQAVRGIKTMFRADGILPTTKPLSGKGSAA comes from the coding sequence ATGGCTGATTCACCTTCTCCGCGCCGTTTTACGCGCATCGATCGTCTTCCCCCGTATGTATTTAATATCACTGCTGAATTAAAAATGGCTGCGCGTCGTCGTGGCGAGGATATTATCGATTTCAGCATGGGTAATCCTGACGGCCCGACCCCCCCGCATATCGTGGAAAAACTTTGTACGGTTGCACAGCGCGAAGATACGCATGGTTATTCGACATCCCGAGGCATTCCGCGCTTACGCCGTGCGATCTCTCGCTGGTATGCCGATCGCTATGAGGTTGATATCGATCCTGAAACCGAAGCGATCGTCACGATTGGTTCCAAAGAGGGGCTGGCGCATCTGATGCTGGCAACATTGGATCATGGTGATACGGTGCTGGTGCCGAACCCGAGTTATCCGATTCACATTTATGGTGCAGTGATTGCCGGGGCTCAGGTACGTTCTGTACCGCTAGTGGAAGGCGTCGATTTCTTTAATGAATTAGAGCGTGCGATCCGCGAGAGTATTCCGAAGCCGAAAATGATGATTCTTGGCTTCCCGTCGAACCCGACGGCGCAGTGTGTCGAGCTGGATTTCTTTGAGCGCGTTGTGGAGTTAGCGAAACAGTATGGTGTGTTGGTGATCCATGATTTGGCCTATGCTGACATTGTGTATGACGGCTGGAAGGCACCGTCGATCATGCAGGTTCCCGGCGCAAAAGACATCGCGGTCGAGTTTTTCACGCTGTCAAAAAGCTACAACATGGCGGGCTGGCGCATTGGCTTTATGGTCGGTAACCCTGAGTTGGTAAACGCACTGGCACGGATCAAGAGCTACCACGATTACGGCACGTTTACGCCGTTGCAGGTTGCCGCGATCGCCGCGTTGGAAGGCGATCAACAATGTGTGCGGGATATTGCCGAACAGTATCGCCAGCGTCGTAACGTTTTGGTGCGCGGTCTGCATGAGGCGGGCTGGATGGTTACTGAACCTAAAGCCTCAATGTACGTGTGGGCGAAAATTCCTGATGCTTATGCGCACCTGGGGTCGTTGGAGTTTGCTAAGCGACTGCTGTCGGAGGCGAAGGTTTGCGTCTCGCCTGGTATTGGTTTTGGGGATTATGGCGATACCCATGTTCGGTTTGCCTTAATCGAAAATCAGGATCGTATTCGACAGGCGGTGCGTGGTATTAAGACGATGTTCCGTGCTGACGGTATCTTACCGACCACTAAACCCTTATCAGGAAAGGGCTCTGCTGCCTGA
- the dgcA gene encoding N-acetyl-D-Glu racemase DgcA: MTEMRFFTESWPIEGTFTISRGSKCQADVVVVALQSGNVTGYGECVPYSRYGESLDSVMAQLASLSSDVRNGLDRESLQAILPAGAARNALDCAFWDLECKQHQQRIWQRLSLPLPTALETAYTLSLDTPDRMRQAATQNASRPLLKLKLADTDDLARVAAVREGAPLARLIVDANEGWDTERYLALVPELAALGVAMIEQPFQAGKDDVLVDLPRPIPVCADESCHDSQSLAALVGRYDMINIKLDKTGGLTEALRLRKYAQEQGLKIMVGCMVSTSLSMAPAFVVAQGATVVDLDGPLLLQRDRNNGLHYNGSEILPPNALLWG, translated from the coding sequence ATGACCGAGATGCGATTTTTCACCGAAAGCTGGCCAATAGAAGGCACATTTACCATTTCACGCGGCAGCAAGTGTCAGGCTGATGTCGTTGTCGTGGCGCTTCAGTCCGGCAACGTGACGGGCTATGGCGAGTGCGTCCCCTATTCACGCTACGGTGAATCCCTCGATAGCGTAATGGCGCAACTCGCCTCGCTGAGCAGCGACGTTCGTAATGGTTTAGATCGAGAGAGCTTGCAAGCCATTCTGCCTGCTGGCGCAGCGCGTAATGCGCTCGATTGCGCGTTCTGGGATCTGGAGTGCAAACAGCATCAGCAGCGTATTTGGCAGCGCCTGAGTCTTCCTTTGCCTACCGCGTTGGAGACCGCCTATACGCTATCGCTTGATACACCAGACCGTATGCGACAGGCGGCGACGCAAAATGCCAGTCGCCCCCTTCTCAAATTAAAACTGGCGGACACCGACGATCTGGCCAGAGTGGCCGCCGTTCGCGAAGGCGCGCCATTGGCTCGCCTAATCGTTGACGCCAATGAGGGATGGGACACCGAACGTTATCTGGCGCTGGTTCCTGAACTCGCCGCACTTGGCGTAGCGATGATCGAGCAACCGTTCCAGGCGGGTAAGGATGATGTGCTGGTAGATCTGCCTCGCCCCATTCCCGTCTGTGCCGATGAATCCTGTCATGACAGTCAGTCGCTAGCCGCGCTGGTAGGACGCTATGACATGATCAACATCAAACTGGATAAAACCGGTGGACTGACTGAAGCTCTGCGTTTGCGAAAATACGCGCAGGAGCAAGGTTTAAAAATTATGGTCGGCTGCATGGTGAGCACATCACTGTCGATGGCACCCGCATTTGTTGTAGCGCAGGGTGCCACCGTGGTCGATTTGGATGGCCCGCTGCTCTTACAGCGCGATCGCAATAATGGGTTGCACTATAACGGTAGCGAAATATTACCGCCCAACGCATTATTGTGGGGATAA
- a CDS encoding glycosyl hydrolase family 28 protein, translating to MTYFLLRTRLTLCATLVLSGLIAGCSDSDATPDVGVDRSAAPQNVKVPALAYDDNSVVLAWEKPTKPAAGIKDYRVYMNGTLLGGTIDNQNVHSPAKPYIDNFYNSIDTANWHVRVSFHNFKVANLSPETEYRFTVRALYDDGKESVDSEAVVQKTTATPASLNVTNYGAKGDGVANDTLAIQKAIDDCTPAAYPKGCKVVVEGGTFKTGALFLHSDMTFEVAKGATLLGSANGDDYPLARGYYLYPYSAPKLPKRPPSLINVLEADDQGSSHAGTFKNIRIVGQGTIDGNGWMRGIKASDENITEIDELKNALPLYRASKATNVGSDGILAKDQTAKAISEGMLLDEAYKNRRSSLMTLRGVSNMYLEGLTILNPAYHGVMVLESENVAMNALVHTTYDANNADGIEFGNSQNVMVFNNFFDTGDDSVNFAAGYGAEVVTLGQKAQSGAWIFNNYFRRGHGAVVTGSHTGAWIEKIVAEDNVMNKTDVGLRMKSRPYYGGGSRDVVFRNNAMRDIVKEPFVFTIKYKADVNDTQPAAEPAQFRDVTVSNVTVDGSAKKNSIMVDGMTIAEMADAYKFSFGRDAYHQGLHFENVKFKNVKATDITFLKNSEFKNVVFENVPGAWNFGHIENIGLKDRVNNDAALTTRDDETISREAATE from the coding sequence ATGACTTATTTTTTACTTCGTACCCGTCTTACGCTTTGCGCGACATTAGTCCTGAGTGGCCTGATTGCCGGATGCAGCGATAGCGATGCAACGCCGGATGTTGGTGTCGATCGTTCCGCTGCGCCGCAGAATGTTAAAGTGCCGGCGCTGGCCTATGATGATAACAGCGTGGTACTAGCTTGGGAAAAACCGACTAAACCTGCCGCAGGCATTAAAGATTATCGTGTCTATATGAATGGAACCTTGTTGGGCGGAACCATTGATAACCAGAACGTTCATTCACCAGCCAAGCCGTATATCGATAACTTCTATAACTCGATCGATACCGCCAACTGGCACGTCCGCGTCAGCTTCCATAATTTCAAGGTGGCTAACCTGTCGCCTGAAACTGAGTACCGTTTCACTGTGCGCGCGCTTTATGACGACGGCAAAGAATCTGTTGATAGTGAAGCGGTTGTGCAGAAAACGACTGCTACACCAGCCTCACTGAACGTGACTAACTACGGTGCGAAAGGGGACGGGGTAGCAAACGATACGCTGGCGATTCAGAAGGCGATTGATGACTGTACGCCAGCCGCGTATCCGAAAGGCTGTAAAGTCGTGGTTGAAGGTGGCACGTTTAAAACCGGAGCGCTGTTCCTGCATAGCGATATGACGTTTGAAGTTGCGAAAGGTGCTACGTTGCTGGGGTCGGCAAACGGTGACGATTACCCGCTCGCGCGTGGCTACTATCTCTACCCGTACAGTGCACCTAAATTGCCTAAGCGCCCCCCCTCACTGATTAACGTATTGGAAGCGGACGATCAGGGTAGCAGTCATGCAGGCACCTTTAAAAATATTCGTATCGTCGGACAGGGTACGATTGATGGCAATGGCTGGATGCGTGGCATTAAAGCCAGTGATGAAAACATTACTGAAATTGATGAATTAAAGAATGCGTTGCCACTCTATCGTGCGAGCAAAGCGACTAATGTTGGTAGTGACGGCATTCTGGCAAAAGACCAAACGGCAAAAGCCATTTCTGAAGGAATGCTACTGGATGAGGCGTACAAAAACCGACGCTCCAGCCTGATGACGTTGCGCGGTGTGAGCAATATGTATCTGGAAGGGCTGACAATTCTGAATCCTGCATACCACGGTGTGATGGTGTTGGAATCCGAAAATGTGGCGATGAATGCGCTGGTGCACACAACGTATGATGCTAATAATGCGGATGGTATTGAATTCGGAAATAGCCAGAATGTCATGGTATTCAATAACTTTTTTGATACAGGTGATGACAGCGTAAACTTTGCCGCAGGGTATGGTGCCGAAGTAGTGACACTGGGGCAAAAAGCGCAGAGCGGCGCCTGGATCTTCAATAACTACTTCCGTCGCGGGCATGGCGCGGTGGTCACGGGTAGCCATACTGGTGCCTGGATAGAAAAAATTGTTGCTGAAGATAACGTAATGAATAAGACGGATGTTGGCCTACGCATGAAGAGTCGTCCCTATTATGGTGGCGGCTCGCGTGACGTGGTATTCCGTAATAACGCGATGCGTGATATTGTCAAAGAACCGTTCGTGTTCACTATCAAATATAAAGCGGACGTGAACGATACCCAGCCAGCGGCAGAACCTGCACAGTTCCGCGATGTGACCGTTTCCAACGTCACGGTTGATGGTTCAGCGAAGAAAAACAGCATCATGGTCGATGGGATGACCATCGCTGAGATGGCTGATGCGTATAAGTTCTCTTTTGGACGAGATGCTTATCACCAAGGCCTGCATTTTGAGAATGTAAAATTCAAAAATGTAAAAGCCACTGACATCACGTTCCTGAAGAACAGTGAATTTAAGAATGTCGTTTTTGAGAATGTACCGGGAGCCTGGAATTTCGGCCATATTGAAAATATCGGGCTCAAAGACCGTGTAAATAATGATGCCGCGCTGACGACCCGTGATGATGAGACCATCAGTCGGGAAGCCGCAACGGAATAA